Proteins from a genomic interval of Nitrospirota bacterium:
- a CDS encoding methyltransferase domain-containing protein has translation MSEIIKNELRDIYDRYARTRDNADRPSWKIRERQYALDAFIRNNSGRILEIGAGTGQDSLFFKENSLDVTAIDLSEEHVSCCIEKDVHAITMDVYEMKFEDAYFDGIYSINCFLHVPKKDLPKVLYGARRILRTGGLFYLGVYGDRDYEGKLRWTDYNDEERFFAFYMFEDYQRILGSVFKIKDARVITLKDDLIYHAFLLEK, from the coding sequence ATGAGTGAAATAATAAAAAATGAACTCAGGGACATTTACGACCGCTATGCCCGGACGAGAGATAATGCTGACCGTCCTTCATGGAAAATCCGTGAACGGCAGTATGCTCTTGACGCCTTTATCCGGAACAATTCAGGGAGAATTTTGGAAATCGGAGCCGGCACCGGCCAGGATAGTCTCTTCTTTAAGGAGAATAGTCTTGATGTGACTGCGATTGACCTTTCAGAGGAGCATGTGAGCTGTTGCATAGAAAAGGACGTCCATGCCATAACTATGGACGTTTATGAGATGAAATTCGAGGATGCTTATTTTGATGGCATTTACTCGATAAATTGCTTTCTGCATGTTCCTAAAAAAGACCTGCCAAAGGTACTCTATGGCGCACGTAGGATCTTGCGGACGGGAGGTCTGTTTTACCTGGGGGTCTATGGGGACAGGGATTATGAGGGAAAACTCAGATGGACCGACTATAATGACGAAGAAAGATTCTTTGCATTCTATATGTTTGAGGATTATCAGAGAATATTAGGGTCGGTCTTTAAAATCAAGGATGCGCGGGTCATCACGTTGAAAGACGACCTGATATATCATGCTTTTTTGCTGGAGAAATGA
- a CDS encoding YfcE family phosphodiesterase: MLIAVFGDIHGNIEAVKAAYHEARLIKADAIYHLGDLGGYAPFVNEVVDFLVEHNIEGVQGNYDEAVANDREHCGCKYEDPLQAEMAQMSFEWTKKHTSHDSKEYMKKLPTELSLTSNGKRMKLFHATPHKNNLYWYEDRPGKFFQEMADKADADILVYGHTHKPYTRRVSGKTFINAGSVGKPKDHDPRACIAVIKITSGTVTADFIRVKYDVQKISTAIITSGLPPYYAERLKKGE, translated from the coding sequence ATGCTGATAGCAGTATTCGGTGATATCCATGGAAATATCGAGGCCGTCAAGGCTGCCTACCACGAGGCACGACTTATCAAAGCTGATGCCATATACCATCTTGGGGACCTGGGAGGATATGCTCCGTTCGTGAACGAGGTCGTGGACTTTCTTGTAGAACACAATATCGAAGGCGTTCAGGGTAATTATGACGAGGCGGTGGCGAATGACCGCGAACACTGCGGGTGCAAATATGAAGACCCTTTACAGGCAGAAATGGCGCAGATGTCCTTTGAGTGGACAAAAAAGCATACTTCACACGACAGTAAAGAGTATATGAAAAAATTACCGACGGAACTATCGCTCACAAGTAACGGGAAAAGAATGAAGCTCTTCCATGCCACACCACACAAGAACAATCTCTACTGGTATGAAGACCGGCCAGGGAAATTCTTTCAGGAAATGGCCGACAAGGCCGATGCCGACATCCTGGTCTATGGGCATACGCATAAACCCTACACAAGACGTGTCAGCGGTAAAACATTTATAAACGCAGGAAGTGTAGGAAAGCCGAAGGACCATGACCCAAGAGCATGTATTGCTGTTATAAAAATAACATCCGGGACAGTAACAGCCGACTTCATCAGAGTCAAATACGATGTTCAAAAAATCTCCACAGCGATCATTACGAGCGGGTTGCCTCCGTACTATGCGGAAAGGCTTAAAAAAGGGGAATAG
- a CDS encoding IS1 family transposase, with the protein MSKDTFEPVCCPRCSSVALNRDGKARTGKQRFLCLMCGMQFTDSQRSKVSERPLCPECGSPMHLYRREPAGIRFRCSRYPVCKTYRMILHV; encoded by the coding sequence ATGTCTAAAGATACTTTCGAACCAGTATGCTGCCCAAGGTGCTCATCGGTTGCGTTAAACAGAGATGGAAAGGCACGAACAGGGAAACAGCGCTTTCTCTGTTTAATGTGCGGGATGCAGTTTACCGATTCACAGCGATCCAAGGTCAGCGAAAGACCGTTGTGTCCGGAGTGCGGCAGCCCCATGCATCTGTATAGGCGCGAGCCCGCGGGCATACGTTTCAGGTGTTCACGGTATCCGGTCTGCAAGACTTACAGAATGATCCTGCACGTATGA
- a CDS encoding response regulator transcription factor, producing MMKPTNIQTRILIVDDEHDLVELVTYNLTKAGFKISSAFSGLEALDKINRTAFNLIILDLMLPDLQGTELCRIIRNNPKTAAIPIIMLTAMSDVADRIRGIETGADDYLTKPFIPRELIARVNAVLRRTGGRTSHEAVVRIGSLYINKDQHLASKENIQLTLSATEFKLLLYLVERKGRVLSREQLLEAIWGNNTVVEPRTVDVHIRRLRMQIEEDASQPEYIKTRRGAGYYVDGE from the coding sequence ATGATGAAGCCTACTAACATACAAACAAGAATACTCATCGTTGATGATGAACACGATCTTGTCGAACTGGTCACGTATAATCTGACCAAGGCGGGATTTAAGATCTCTTCAGCTTTCAGCGGTCTGGAGGCTCTCGATAAAATCAATAGAACTGCCTTCAATCTCATCATTCTCGATCTAATGCTTCCTGACCTTCAGGGGACCGAACTCTGCCGGATCATCAGAAATAACCCGAAAACGGCGGCCATCCCCATAATCATGCTGACGGCCATGAGTGATGTCGCTGACAGGATACGGGGCATTGAAACCGGCGCCGATGATTACTTGACCAAGCCCTTCATACCTCGAGAACTGATCGCTCGCGTAAATGCCGTCCTCCGAAGAACGGGCGGTAGAACATCTCACGAAGCCGTCGTCAGGATTGGCAGCCTGTATATCAACAAGGATCAACACCTTGCGAGCAAGGAAAATATCCAACTGACCCTGAGCGCCACAGAATTCAAACTTCTTCTCTATCTTGTGGAACGAAAAGGAAGAGTGCTGAGCCGCGAGCAGTTACTGGAAGCCATATGGGGAAATAACACGGTTGTGGAGCCGAGGACCGTCGATGTGCATATACGGCGATTGAGAATGCAAATCGAGGAAGACGCGTCCCAACCCGAATATATAAAGACACGGCGGGGAGCCGGATATTACGTAGATGGTGAATGA